Genomic segment of Microbacterium hydrocarbonoxydans:
TCCTCGACGTCGTGGGTGACGAGCAGGACGGTAGTGGGCTCTGCGGCGTGGATCTTCAGGAGGAGATCGTGCATCCGCAGGCGTGTCAGTGCGTCGAGAGCGCCGAAAGGCTCGTCGAGAAGCAGAACTCCGGGGTTGCGGGCGAGCGCGCGGGCGAGAGACGCGCGCTGCGCCATCCCGCCGGACACCTCACGGGGGCGCTGGTCTGCGGCCTGCTCGAGACCGACGAGCTCGAGCAGCTCGCGCACGCGTTCGCGTCCTTCGCGTCGAGCGGTGCCGCGGCGAAGCCCGAGCTCGACGTTCTGCGCGATGGTCCGCCACGGAAGCAACCGGGGTTCCTGAAACGCGATCGCCGTACGCTCGTCGACGTCCGCGACGCCCGTGTCATCGAGCAGGATGCTGCCGCTCGTAGGCGCGTCGAGCCCACCGACCAGGCGAAGGAGCGTGGACTTGCCGCATCCGGACGGTCCGACGATCGCGACGATCTCGCCGGCCGCGACCTCGACGTCGACAGCACGGAGAACGTCTCGACGACCGCGCGCGAGGGGGAAGCTCCGTTCCACCCCGTGCAGGTGCACGGGCTGAGCGGCGCCGGCGACCGCCGGACCGCGCGCCGTGGAGGGCGCCGAGAGCAGAGAGGTCATACGCCCATGCTGTCCACACTGCACGGATGTGACGAATGCGCACGTAATGTTCGGTCACGGAACGCGCCGCGGGCGCTGCAGAGCGCGGATACGCGGAACGGGCCGCCACCCCGGAGGATGACGGCCCGTTCAGAGCGTGATGCTTAAGCGTTGCCGCCCGACAGCTTCTCGCGCAGAGCCGCGAGAGCCTCGTCGTCAGCGAGCGTGCCCGCGCCTGCGGCCTCGCTCGAGAAGACCTGGCCGCCGAAGTCGTCGCCAGCGGCCGCCTCGGCCTCGGCTGCCTTGGCAACCTGAGCCTTGTGGGCCTCCCAGCGAGCCTGGGCTGCAGCGTACTCCTGCTCCCATGCCTCGCGCTGGGTGTCGAAGCCTTCCTTCCACGCACCGGTCTCGGGGTCGAAGCCCTCCGGGTACTTGTACTCGCCGGCCTCGTCGTACTCGGCGAGCATTCCGTAGAGCGCCGGGTCGAACTCGGTGCCGTTGACGTCGACGGCCTCGTTCGCCTGCTTCAGCGAGAGCGAGATGCGGCGACGCTCGAGGTCGATGTCGATGACCTTGACGAAGACCTCTTCGCCGACCGACACGACCTGCTCAGCGAGCTCGACGTGCTTGCTGGAGAGCTCGGAGATGTGGACGAGGCCCTCGATACCGTCTGCGACGCGCACGAACGCACCGAACGGAACGAGCTTGGTGACCTTACCCGGCGTGACCTGTCCGATCGCGTGGGTACGGGCGAAGACCTGCCACGGGTCCTCCTGCGTCGCCTTCAGCGACAGGGAGACGCGCTCGCGGTCGAGGTCGACCTCGAGGATCTCGACGGTGACCTCCTGGCCGACCTCGACGACCTCGGAGGCGTGCTCGATGTGCTTCCAGGACAGCTCGGAGACGTGCACGAGGCCGTCCACGCCGCCCAGGTCGACGAATGCACCGAAGTTGACGATCGACGACACGACACCCTTGCGGACCTGACCCTTGTGCAGGTTGTTCAGGAACGTGGTGCGCGACTCCGACTGCGTCTGCTCGAGCAGCGCACGGCGGCTGAGCACGACGTTGTTGCGGTTCTTGTCGAGCTCGAGGATCTTCGCCTCGATCTCCTGACCGAGGTACGGCGTGAGGTCGCGGACGCGGCGCAGCTCGATGAGCGAGGCCGGCAGGAAGCCACGGAGGCCGATGTCGACGATGAGTCCACCCTTGACGACCTCGATGACCGTACCGGTGACGACGCCGTCGTTCTCCTTGATCTTCTCGACGTCTCCCCAGGCACGCTCGTACTGAGCACGCTTCTTGGAGAGGATCAGACGGCCTTCCTTGTCCTCCTTCTGGAGAACCAGGGCCTCGACCTCGTCGCCGACCTTGACGACCTCGTTGGGGTCGACGTCGTGCTTGATCGAGAGCTCGCGGGAGGGGATGACACCCTCGGTCTTGTATCCGACATCGAGCAGGACCTCATCGCGGTCGATCTTGACGATCGTGCCTTCGATGATGTCGCCGTCGTTGAAGAACTTCAGGGTCTTCTCGACCGCGGCCAGGAAGTCCTCAGCAGATCCGATGTCGTTGATGGCGACCTGCTTGGTGGCCGGGGCGGTCGTTGCGGTAGTCATGTAGTGGGTTGTCCTTGTGAATGGAGACTCGGGCTGAGGGCTCCGGCCGCGCACGACCGATCACGAGCTCTGCAGCGATTGATTTGGTTTCTGCCACGCGGGCATGCATAGGCACGCCACGAGTGACAGTTCAGGCTATCAGATCTCGGGCCGATCGATGGATCGAATATCGCACGCGACCCGCGCGCTGTCAGACTGTGCACATGCCCCGCGCCGACAAGCTCCTCCTGCTCGACACCGCCAGCCTGTACTTCCGGGCCTTCTACGGAGTGCCCGACAAGGTCACGGCACCTGACGGCTCCCCGATCAATGCCGCGCGTGGCCTCCTCGACATCATCGCGAAGCTCGTCACACTGTACGAGCCGACGCACGTGGTCGCCTGCTGGGACGACGACTGGCGCCCGCAGTGGCGGGTCGACCTGATCCCCAGCTACAAGTCGCATCGGGTGGTCGAGGTCGTCCCCGCCGGCCCGGATGTCGAAGAGGTGCCGGATCCGCTCGAGGCGCAGATCCCGTTGATCCGTCAGACCCTCGACGCGTTGCGCATCCCGATCATCGGCGTCGCCGAGCACGAGGCCGACGACGTGATCGGGACCCTCGCGACTCACGCATCGATGCCGGTCGACATCGTCACGGGCGACCGCGACCTGTTCCAACTCGTCGACGACGCGCAGAACGTGCGGGTCATCTATACGGCGCGCGGAATGAGCAACCTCGAGATCGTCACCGATGCGGTCGTCGTCGCCAAGTACGGGGTCCTGCCGAGCCAGTATGCGGATTTCGCGACGATGCGCGGCGATGCGTCGGACGGTCTGCCGGGCGTGGCGGGCGTCGGAGAGAAGACCGCGGCGACACTCCTTCAGGCGCATGGGGATCTCGTCGGCATCCGTGCGGCGGCGGAAGCAGGTGAAGGGATGAGCGCTGGGGTCCGGGCCAAGGTGCTCGCCGCGTCGCCGTACCTCGACGTTGCGCCGACGGTCGTCGCGGTGGCGACGGATCTCGAGATCGCGGCGCCGACCGAGGCCCTGCGCCCGTTGGACCCGTCCGAGGTCGATGCGGCGACCGCACTCGCGGAGAAGTGGAATCTCGGCGGCTCGATGACCAGGGCCGTCGCGGCGATCGCGACGATCGACGCCTGACTCAGCTCGCCCAGGCGAGTAGCCGGTCGAGTCCCCACGTGGTGACGATCCTCGATGCGGGGACGCCCGCACGCTCGGCCCGTTCGGCTCCGTGA
This window contains:
- a CDS encoding ABC transporter ATP-binding protein yields the protein MTSLLSAPSTARGPAVAGAAQPVHLHGVERSFPLARGRRDVLRAVDVEVAAGEIVAIVGPSGCGKSTLLRLVGGLDAPTSGSILLDDTGVADVDERTAIAFQEPRLLPWRTIAQNVELGLRRGTARREGRERVRELLELVGLEQAADQRPREVSGGMAQRASLARALARNPGVLLLDEPFGALDALTRLRMHDLLLKIHAAEPTTVLLVTHDVEEALYLADRVLLLRTLVGDAETDAPSIARTVTVPGIRPRDRADRGLADLRAELLEGLGVDTHHSTATEETR
- the rpsA gene encoding 30S ribosomal protein S1; this translates as MTTATTAPATKQVAINDIGSAEDFLAAVEKTLKFFNDGDIIEGTIVKIDRDEVLLDVGYKTEGVIPSRELSIKHDVDPNEVVKVGDEVEALVLQKEDKEGRLILSKKRAQYERAWGDVEKIKENDGVVTGTVIEVVKGGLIVDIGLRGFLPASLIELRRVRDLTPYLGQEIEAKILELDKNRNNVVLSRRALLEQTQSESRTTFLNNLHKGQVRKGVVSSIVNFGAFVDLGGVDGLVHVSELSWKHIEHASEVVEVGQEVTVEILEVDLDRERVSLSLKATQEDPWQVFARTHAIGQVTPGKVTKLVPFGAFVRVADGIEGLVHISELSSKHVELAEQVVSVGEEVFVKVIDIDLERRRISLSLKQANEAVDVNGTEFDPALYGMLAEYDEAGEYKYPEGFDPETGAWKEGFDTQREAWEQEYAAAQARWEAHKAQVAKAAEAEAAAGDDFGGQVFSSEAAGAGTLADDEALAALREKLSGGNA
- a CDS encoding 5'-3' exonuclease, giving the protein MPRADKLLLLDTASLYFRAFYGVPDKVTAPDGSPINAARGLLDIIAKLVTLYEPTHVVACWDDDWRPQWRVDLIPSYKSHRVVEVVPAGPDVEEVPDPLEAQIPLIRQTLDALRIPIIGVAEHEADDVIGTLATHASMPVDIVTGDRDLFQLVDDAQNVRVIYTARGMSNLEIVTDAVVVAKYGVLPSQYADFATMRGDASDGLPGVAGVGEKTAATLLQAHGDLVGIRAAAEAGEGMSAGVRAKVLAASPYLDVAPTVVAVATDLEIAAPTEALRPLDPSEVDAATALAEKWNLGGSMTRAVAAIATIDA